A stretch of Leucobacter aridicollis DNA encodes these proteins:
- the argS gene encoding arginine--tRNA ligase, which yields MTPLELAQALAQILAANFAARGGDAAEIVVSEQDTQLERPKSREHGEWASNVAMKFAKRIGTNPRELAQELAAEIEKIDGVAKVEIAGPGFMNITLDAASAGETARRVVEQGADYGRNDSLAGQRINLEFVSANPTGPLHMGHTRWAALGDSTARVLRAAGAEVTNEYYINDAGSQMNKFGRSVLAAVLGEEAPEDAYPGEYIQVLGAKVREQLPNVAELAASDRDAALEQVQELAYQLQLAEIKDSLERFNVHFDVFFSERTLHAKGANGEPSPIELAVDRLREQGHVFEEDGAIWVRTTAFGDDKDRVFTRGNGIYTYFAADAAYYLDKMDRGFTEKIYLLGADHHGYIGRLTAIAGAAGDDVEKSITVLIGQLVNLNGARLSKRAGNIIELDDLLEWLGSDTLRYWLARYPADSPLSLDGEKIRSRTNDNPVFYVQYAHARTCAVDRNAAAAGITREVFAPELLTHDTETDLLGKLQQYPGIVAGAAELREPHRIARFLEELAAVYHRWYDNCRVIPLGEEPVEDVHRTRLWLNDAAGQVLRNGLDLLGVSAPERL from the coding sequence GTGACGCCTCTAGAACTTGCACAGGCCCTTGCCCAGATTCTCGCAGCCAACTTCGCCGCCCGCGGCGGGGACGCCGCCGAGATTGTCGTGTCCGAACAGGACACGCAGCTGGAGCGACCCAAGAGCCGAGAGCATGGCGAATGGGCGTCGAACGTCGCCATGAAGTTCGCGAAGCGCATCGGCACCAACCCGCGCGAGCTCGCGCAGGAGCTCGCCGCCGAGATCGAGAAGATCGACGGCGTCGCGAAGGTTGAGATCGCGGGCCCTGGCTTCATGAACATCACGCTTGACGCGGCGAGCGCGGGGGAGACCGCGCGGCGCGTCGTCGAACAGGGCGCGGATTACGGCCGGAACGATTCGCTCGCCGGCCAGCGCATCAACCTCGAGTTCGTGAGTGCGAACCCGACGGGCCCGCTGCACATGGGGCACACCCGCTGGGCGGCCCTCGGTGACTCGACCGCGCGCGTGCTTCGTGCCGCGGGCGCAGAGGTGACCAACGAGTACTACATCAACGACGCCGGGTCGCAGATGAACAAGTTCGGGCGCTCCGTGCTCGCGGCAGTGCTCGGCGAGGAGGCTCCCGAGGACGCATACCCGGGTGAGTACATTCAGGTGCTCGGCGCCAAGGTCCGCGAGCAGCTGCCGAACGTCGCCGAGCTCGCTGCGAGTGACCGCGACGCGGCGCTCGAGCAGGTGCAGGAGCTCGCCTACCAGTTGCAGCTCGCCGAGATCAAGGATTCGCTCGAGCGCTTCAACGTGCACTTCGACGTGTTCTTCTCGGAGCGCACGCTGCACGCGAAGGGCGCGAACGGCGAGCCGAGCCCGATCGAGCTCGCGGTGGACCGACTGCGCGAGCAGGGGCACGTGTTCGAAGAGGACGGCGCGATCTGGGTGCGCACGACCGCATTCGGTGACGATAAGGATCGCGTGTTCACGCGCGGCAACGGGATCTACACCTACTTCGCGGCGGACGCGGCCTACTACCTCGACAAGATGGACCGTGGCTTCACCGAGAAGATCTACCTGCTTGGCGCTGATCACCACGGCTACATCGGCCGCCTCACCGCGATCGCGGGTGCGGCTGGTGACGACGTCGAGAAGAGCATCACGGTGCTCATCGGTCAGCTCGTGAACCTCAACGGTGCGCGGCTCTCGAAGCGCGCGGGAAACATCATCGAGCTTGACGACCTGCTCGAGTGGCTCGGGTCCGACACGCTGCGGTACTGGCTCGCACGCTACCCGGCTGATTCGCCGCTCTCGCTCGACGGCGAGAAGATTCGCAGCCGCACGAACGACAACCCAGTGTTCTACGTGCAGTACGCGCACGCGCGAACCTGCGCGGTAGACCGCAACGCGGCCGCGGCCGGCATCACCCGCGAGGTGTTTGCCCCCGAGCTGCTCACGCACGACACCGAGACCGACCTGCTCGGCAAGCTGCAGCAGTACCCGGGCATCGTCGCTGGCGCGGCGGAGCTGCGCGAACCGCACAGGATCGCCCGCTTCCTCGAGGAGCTCGCGGCCGTCTATCACCGCTGGTACGACAACTGCCGCGTCATCCCGCTCGGTGAAGAGCCCGTCGAGGACGTACACCGCACGCGCCTGTGGCTCAACGACGCGGCTGGCCAGGTGCTGCGCAACGGCCTCGACCTGCTGGGTGTGTCGGCGCCAGAACGGCTCTAA